From Pseudomonas putida, one genomic window encodes:
- a CDS encoding lipoprotein-releasing ABC transporter permease subunit → MFRPLPLFIGARYTRAKRRNHFISFISMTSMIGLSLGVLAMIVVLSVMNGFQREMSSRILGLVPHASILGVQPLDDWRKAADAALQNPAVMAVAPITEMEGMLSYKGAMQPIQVSGIDPAEEGKVSIVGQHIVQGRLQALQPGEYGVLIGELTARRFRLNTGDKLTLIVPEISKEPGGVTPRMQRLTVVGIFKVGAELDGSQAYMHVADAGEMQRWAPGQVQGVRLKLHDLYAAPQVSKAIAASLGDAYRADDWSHTQGSLFSAMKMEKTMIGLLLLMIIAVAAFNIIATLVMVVNDKGPDIAILRTLGATPAQIMGTFMVQGSLIGIVGTVIGGVLGVIAAFNVSQIVGWLERVSGQHIFTSDVYFISSLPSELQWGDVVIICTAGLVMSFLATIYPAYRASQVQPAIGLAG, encoded by the coding sequence ATGTTCAGACCCTTGCCCTTGTTCATCGGTGCGCGCTACACCCGTGCCAAGCGCCGCAACCATTTCATCTCGTTCATCTCGATGACCTCGATGATCGGCCTGTCCCTGGGCGTGCTGGCGATGATCGTGGTGCTGTCGGTGATGAATGGCTTCCAGCGCGAGATGAGCTCGCGCATCCTCGGCCTGGTGCCACACGCCAGCATCCTCGGCGTGCAGCCGCTGGACGACTGGCGCAAGGCTGCCGATGCAGCGCTGCAAAACCCGGCCGTGATGGCGGTTGCGCCGATCACCGAGATGGAGGGCATGCTCTCCTACAAAGGTGCAATGCAGCCTATCCAGGTCAGCGGCATAGACCCGGCCGAAGAAGGCAAGGTCTCGATCGTCGGCCAGCACATCGTGCAGGGGCGCCTGCAGGCCCTGCAGCCGGGTGAGTACGGGGTGTTGATCGGCGAGCTGACTGCGCGCCGGTTCCGTCTCAATACCGGCGACAAACTGACCCTGATCGTGCCGGAAATCAGCAAGGAGCCGGGCGGCGTCACCCCGCGCATGCAGCGCCTGACCGTGGTCGGTATCTTCAAGGTGGGGGCCGAGCTGGACGGTTCGCAGGCTTACATGCATGTGGCCGATGCCGGCGAGATGCAGCGCTGGGCGCCCGGCCAGGTGCAGGGCGTGCGCCTCAAGCTGCACGACCTGTATGCCGCGCCGCAAGTGTCCAAGGCCATTGCTGCCAGCCTGGGCGATGCCTACCGCGCCGATGACTGGTCGCACACCCAGGGCAGCCTGTTCAGTGCCATGAAGATGGAAAAGACCATGATCGGCCTGCTGCTCCTGATGATCATCGCCGTGGCGGCGTTCAACATCATCGCCACCCTGGTGATGGTGGTGAACGACAAGGGGCCGGACATCGCCATCCTGCGCACCCTGGGCGCTACCCCGGCGCAGATCATGGGCACCTTCATGGTTCAGGGCAGCCTGATCGGTATTGTCGGCACAGTGATCGGCGGCGTGCTCGGGGTGATCGCTGCGTTCAATGTCAGCCAGATCGTCGGCTGGCTGGAGCGGGTGAGCGGGCAGCACATCTTCACCTCGGATGTGTACTTCATCAGCAGTCTGCCTTCCGAGTTGCAGTGGGGGGATGTGGTGATCATCTGCACCGCCGGGCTGGTGATGAGCTTCCTGGCGACCATCTATCCGGCATACCGCGCTTCGCAGGTGCAGCCGGCGATCGGCCTGGCGGGCTGA
- a CDS encoding heavy metal sensor histidine kinase has product MRRLSLGSRLALLFAACTAAVSLGAGLLFNRASEQHFVELDQQLLESRLSLLRTRLSGLQRPADLHPQLAALRHELSHQADLALRINGSDGSPWYASRRALPDAPANPGLATLHADGIDYRSLAVPLNDSARLTLFLDITHHQHFLQGMQRLIWFTVGLSALATALLGAWAARRGLKPLRQMGQVAASVSARSLTTRLPVAQLPEELAELGTTVNAMLQRLDDAFQRLSAFSADIAHELRTPLSNLLTHTQVTLTRPRSLEQYREALHGNLEELQWMAQMINDMLFLAKADHGLLAPGQAMLMLHDEVDALLEYYTPLAEDNAVQLLREGEATLKGDRHMLRRALSNLLDNALRFTPAGGQICVTLGPGGQVCVANTGKAIEAASLPRLFDRFYRVDPARREGSSEHAGLGLAITRSIIQAHGGSIRAQCENGWTRFLIEFSDPL; this is encoded by the coding sequence ATGCGCAGGCTTTCCCTTGGCAGCCGCCTGGCCCTGTTGTTCGCCGCGTGTACCGCTGCCGTTTCGCTGGGCGCGGGGCTGCTGTTCAACCGTGCCAGCGAGCAACATTTCGTCGAGCTGGACCAGCAACTGCTCGAATCACGCCTGTCGCTGTTACGCACCCGGCTTTCCGGCCTGCAACGCCCTGCCGACCTGCACCCGCAGCTGGCAGCCCTGCGCCACGAGCTCAGCCACCAGGCCGACCTGGCCTTGCGTATCAATGGCAGCGATGGCAGCCCTTGGTACGCCAGCCGCCGCGCGCTGCCAGACGCGCCGGCCAACCCAGGGCTGGCAACGCTCCATGCCGACGGTATCGACTACCGCAGCCTGGCCGTGCCGCTCAACGACAGCGCCCGCCTTACGCTGTTTCTCGACATCACCCATCACCAGCATTTTCTGCAGGGCATGCAACGCCTGATCTGGTTCACCGTCGGCCTGTCCGCGCTGGCCACGGCACTGCTTGGCGCCTGGGCCGCGCGCCGCGGACTGAAGCCATTACGGCAGATGGGCCAGGTGGCCGCCAGCGTGTCAGCACGCTCGCTGACCACCCGCCTGCCGGTGGCGCAGCTGCCCGAAGAACTGGCAGAACTGGGCACTACCGTGAACGCCATGCTGCAGCGCCTGGATGACGCCTTCCAGCGCCTGTCGGCGTTCTCGGCCGATATCGCTCACGAGCTGCGCACGCCGCTGTCAAACCTGCTGACCCACACCCAAGTCACCCTCACCCGCCCACGCAGCCTTGAGCAGTACCGCGAAGCACTGCACGGCAACCTCGAGGAGCTGCAGTGGATGGCGCAGATGATCAACGACATGCTTTTCCTGGCCAAGGCCGACCATGGCTTGCTGGCACCAGGCCAGGCAATGCTGATGCTGCATGACGAAGTGGACGCGCTGCTGGAGTACTACACGCCCCTCGCCGAGGACAACGCAGTGCAGCTGCTGCGTGAGGGTGAGGCGACGCTGAAGGGCGACCGGCATATGCTGCGCCGGGCACTGTCCAACCTGCTCGATAACGCGCTGCGATTTACCCCGGCAGGCGGGCAGATATGCGTGACGCTGGGGCCTGGTGGACAGGTGTGCGTGGCCAATACCGGCAAGGCGATCGAGGCGGCTTCATTGCCCAGGCTGTTTGACCGGTTTTATCGGGTGGACCCGGCGCGCCGCGAGGGCAGTAGCGAACATGCCGGGCTGGGCCTGGCAATCACCCGGTCGATCATCCAGGCCCATGGCGGGAGCATCCGGGCACAGTGCGAGAACGGTTGGACGCGGTTTTTGATCGAGTTCAGCGACCCGCTATAG
- the cinR gene encoding two-component system response regulator CinR — translation MKLLIVEDQARTGQYLSQGLSEAGFATELVADGETGQHLALTGDHDLLILDVMLPGRDGWQILQAVRQAGLDTPVLFLTARDAVEDRVHGLELGADDYLVKPFAFSELLARVRSLLRRGASPSQETQLALADLRLDVLRRRAERAGQRIDLTAKEFALLELLLRRQGEVLPKSLIASQVWDMNFDSDTNVIEVAIRRLRLKIDDQHRNKLIHTVRGMGYVLEERHD, via the coding sequence ATGAAACTGCTGATTGTCGAAGACCAGGCCCGCACCGGCCAGTACCTGAGCCAAGGCCTCAGCGAAGCCGGCTTCGCCACCGAGCTGGTCGCAGACGGCGAAACCGGGCAGCACCTGGCGCTTACCGGCGATCACGACCTGCTGATCCTCGATGTGATGCTCCCGGGTCGCGACGGCTGGCAAATCCTCCAGGCGGTGCGCCAGGCGGGCCTGGACACGCCGGTGCTGTTCCTCACTGCCCGCGACGCAGTGGAGGACCGTGTGCACGGCCTGGAGCTGGGTGCCGACGATTACCTGGTCAAGCCTTTCGCCTTTTCCGAACTGCTGGCCCGGGTTCGCAGCCTGCTACGCCGCGGTGCCAGCCCCAGTCAAGAGACGCAGCTGGCCTTGGCCGACCTGCGCCTGGACGTGTTGCGCCGCCGGGCAGAGCGCGCCGGCCAACGCATCGACCTGACCGCCAAGGAGTTCGCCCTGCTTGAATTGCTGCTGCGTCGGCAAGGCGAAGTGTTGCCCAAATCGTTGATCGCCTCGCAAGTGTGGGACATGAATTTCGACAGCGACACTAACGTCATCGAGGTCGCCATCCGCCGCCTGCGCCTGAAAATCGACGACCAGCACCGCAACAAGCTGATTCACACCGTACGCGGCATGGGTTATGTGCTCGAAGAGCGCCACGACTGA
- a CDS encoding cupredoxin domain-containing protein, which produces MKRLFIAAALALVSLPTLADTGKSFAFGEPAPAAKATRTVEVVLKDIAFEPANLHVKAGETVRFVLINEGKLPHEFNLGDKAMHAQHQKEMIAMQGKLFTAGMNHEGTGQVDHGAHGHDAGNTVLVQPGQRAELTWTFRQSAPIEFACNVPGHYQAGMVGPLTIE; this is translated from the coding sequence ATGAAACGCCTGTTCATCGCCGCTGCGCTTGCCCTGGTAAGCCTGCCCACCCTCGCCGACACTGGCAAAAGCTTCGCTTTCGGCGAGCCGGCCCCGGCGGCCAAGGCCACACGCACGGTTGAAGTTGTGCTCAAGGACATCGCCTTCGAGCCCGCCAACCTGCACGTCAAGGCGGGTGAGACGGTACGGTTCGTCCTGATCAACGAGGGCAAGCTGCCCCATGAGTTCAACCTGGGCGACAAGGCCATGCACGCCCAGCACCAGAAAGAAATGATCGCCATGCAAGGCAAGCTGTTCACCGCTGGCATGAATCACGAAGGGACGGGCCAGGTGGACCATGGTGCCCACGGCCATGATGCTGGCAACACAGTCCTGGTGCAGCCCGGCCAGCGCGCCGAGTTGACCTGGACCTTCCGCCAGTCGGCGCCCATCGAATTCGCCTGCAACGTACCTGGGCATTACCAGGCCGGCATGGTCGGGCCATTGACCATCGAGTGA
- the queF gene encoding NADPH-dependent 7-cyano-7-deazaguanine reductase QueF (Catalyzes the NADPH-dependent reduction of 7-cyano-7-deazaguanine (preQ0) to 7-aminomethyl-7-deazaguanine (preQ1) in queuosine biosynthesis) gives MHPAAEHSPLGKSSEYIATYTPSLLFPIPRTAKWAELGVTAQTLPWHGVDYWNCFELSWLLPSGKPVVAIGEFAIPADSPNIIESKSFKLYLNSLNQTVFATLGELQACLAKDLSAAAGKPVSVQVRTLAEVEAQGVVALPGQCIDALDVTIDNYEQPQPELLRCNPERVVEETLHSHLLKSNCPVTGQPDWGSVVVEYKGRALDPASLLTYLISFRQHADFHEQCVERIYLDLKNLLEPEHLTVYARYVRRGGLDINPYRSTGAISPENVRLVRQ, from the coding sequence ATGCATCCCGCCGCCGAACATTCCCCGCTGGGCAAATCCAGCGAATACATTGCCACCTACACGCCTTCGTTGCTCTTCCCTATCCCGCGCACGGCCAAGTGGGCCGAGCTGGGTGTGACCGCCCAGACCCTGCCGTGGCACGGGGTGGATTACTGGAACTGCTTCGAGCTGTCCTGGCTGTTGCCGTCCGGCAAGCCCGTGGTGGCGATAGGGGAGTTCGCCATCCCTGCCGATTCGCCGAACATCATCGAATCGAAGTCGTTCAAGCTCTACCTGAACTCACTGAACCAGACGGTGTTCGCCACCCTCGGCGAGTTGCAGGCATGCCTTGCGAAGGACCTGTCGGCCGCCGCCGGCAAGCCTGTTAGCGTGCAGGTGCGCACCTTGGCAGAAGTGGAGGCGCAAGGCGTGGTGGCGCTGCCGGGCCAGTGCATCGATGCATTGGATGTGACCATCGATAACTACGAGCAGCCGCAACCAGAGTTGCTGCGCTGCAACCCCGAGCGGGTGGTGGAAGAAACCCTGCACAGTCACTTGCTCAAGTCGAACTGCCCGGTAACCGGCCAGCCGGATTGGGGCAGTGTGGTGGTCGAGTACAAGGGTAGGGCGCTGGACCCTGCGAGCCTGCTGACCTACCTGATCAGCTTCCGCCAGCATGCCGATTTTCATGAGCAGTGTGTAGAGCGGATCTACCTGGACCTCAAGAACCTGCTTGAGCCGGAGCATTTGACGGTTTATGCACGCTATGTGCGGCGTGGCGGGCTGGATATCAACCCATACCGCAGCACCGGGGCGATCAGCCCTGAGAACGTGCGCCTGGTGCGCCAGTAA
- a CDS encoding DUF4404 family protein yields the protein MPARELQERLNSLREQLDRNVPLTDEELAALHEEARQIEAQLKLEEATPDNNLVDGVNLAIERFEAEHPDLTATLRSIANSLHSMGI from the coding sequence ATGCCTGCCCGCGAATTGCAAGAGCGCTTGAACAGCTTGCGCGAGCAACTGGATCGAAACGTACCGCTTACCGATGAGGAGCTGGCCGCGCTGCATGAGGAAGCCAGACAGATCGAGGCGCAACTGAAGCTTGAAGAAGCCACACCAGACAACAACCTGGTCGATGGTGTGAACCTGGCCATAGAGCGTTTCGAGGCCGAGCATCCCGACCTCACCGCCACCCTGCGCAGCATTGCCAACTCGCTGCACAGTATGGGGATCTGA
- a CDS encoding phosphonoacetaldehyde phosphonohydrolase-related protein, whose amino-acid sequence MHDAPAFTAVLFGLRGCLVQAANGNPSPSPGALDTLAGLRRKQVPCIWLDDLSSPQGKRLASVLPDWLPGHTANGVRWPAPNACWQALMALDSQRLDGCVLVSGEPRLLQSGLNAGLWTVGLAACSPSCDLGSQQWQAMTPQQQELARGKATLDLFRLGVHSVIDHLEALDTCLTDIAQRRGKGEKP is encoded by the coding sequence ATGCATGATGCACCTGCCTTCACCGCTGTGCTGTTCGGCCTGCGTGGTTGCCTGGTCCAGGCTGCCAATGGCAACCCCTCACCCTCACCCGGCGCCCTCGACACCCTGGCCGGCCTGCGCCGCAAGCAGGTGCCATGCATCTGGCTCGATGACCTGAGTAGCCCACAGGGCAAACGCTTGGCCAGCGTGCTGCCGGACTGGTTACCGGGGCACACGGCCAATGGTGTGCGATGGCCGGCGCCCAATGCCTGCTGGCAGGCGCTGATGGCGCTGGACAGCCAACGCCTGGACGGCTGCGTATTGGTCAGCGGCGAGCCGCGGCTGTTGCAATCGGGCCTCAACGCCGGGCTGTGGACAGTCGGCCTGGCCGCCTGCAGCCCATCCTGCGACCTCGGCTCGCAGCAATGGCAAGCCATGACCCCGCAGCAGCAGGAGCTGGCACGGGGCAAGGCCACGCTGGACCTGTTCCGTCTGGGCGTGCACTCGGTGATCGATCACCTCGAAGCGCTAGACACCTGCCTGACCGACATCGCCCAGCGCCGCGGCAAGGGTGAAAAACCCTGA
- a CDS encoding VacJ family lipoprotein, producing the protein MRRIGAGVIERVTQACVCASLLLAPVAATQAATEDDPWEAVNRPIFRFNDVLDTYALKPLAQGYQAVTPQFLEDGIHNIFRNLGDVTNLANNVLQLKPHAAGVDTARLIVNTTFGLGGFFDVGTKMGLQRSDEDFGQTLGYWGLPSGPYVVIPLLGPSTVRDGLAKYPDGYTKPYRYIDHVPTRNSIFALDVVDTRASLLSAEKLIQGDKYIFIRNAYLQNREFKVKDGEVEDDF; encoded by the coding sequence ATGCGTAGGATCGGTGCCGGTGTGATCGAGCGAGTCACCCAGGCCTGTGTCTGTGCCAGCTTGCTGCTGGCGCCTGTGGCGGCTACCCAGGCGGCCACCGAGGACGATCCCTGGGAGGCGGTCAACCGGCCGATCTTCCGCTTCAACGATGTCCTCGACACCTATGCCCTCAAGCCATTGGCCCAGGGCTACCAGGCTGTCACCCCCCAGTTCCTCGAAGATGGCATCCACAATATCTTCCGCAACCTGGGCGATGTCACCAACCTGGCCAACAATGTGCTGCAGCTCAAGCCGCATGCGGCTGGCGTTGATACAGCGCGGCTGATAGTCAATACCACCTTCGGCCTGGGCGGCTTCTTCGATGTGGGCACCAAGATGGGCCTGCAGCGCAGCGATGAAGACTTCGGCCAGACGCTCGGTTACTGGGGCTTGCCCAGCGGTCCGTACGTCGTCATTCCGCTGCTGGGCCCGAGCACCGTTCGCGATGGCCTGGCGAAATACCCGGACGGCTACACCAAACCGTACCGCTACATCGACCATGTGCCGACCCGCAACTCGATCTTTGCCCTGGATGTGGTCGATACCCGGGCCAGCCTTTTGTCGGCTGAAAAGCTGATTCAGGGTGACAAGTACATCTTCATTCGCAATGCCTACCTGCAGAACCGCGAGTTCAAGGTCAAGGATGGCGAGGTCGAAGACGATTTTTGA
- a CDS encoding PilZ domain-containing protein translates to MPTTPSNHSEKRDFIRMRIDTEVSLLHAGQVIAAVCLDLSSSGMQVQAPQRFQVGDTLEVRIDSDHPALKGLHASAEVVWIADQPGGQQKFGLRILAMH, encoded by the coding sequence ATGCCCACCACGCCCTCCAATCACAGCGAGAAACGCGACTTCATTCGCATGCGCATCGACACCGAAGTCAGCCTGCTGCATGCCGGCCAGGTGATCGCAGCGGTATGCCTGGACCTGTCCAGCAGCGGCATGCAGGTGCAGGCGCCGCAGCGTTTTCAAGTAGGCGACACCCTGGAGGTACGGATCGATTCCGACCACCCTGCCCTCAAGGGCCTGCATGCCAGCGCCGAAGTGGTGTGGATCGCCGACCAACCCGGCGGGCAGCAGAAATTTGGCCTGCGCATCTTGGCCATGCATTGA
- the rssB gene encoding two-component system response regulator RssB → MQKISATLLIIDDDDVVRASLAAYLEDSGFSVLQAGNGQQGLQVFEEHQPDLVICDLRMPQMGGLELIRQVSERAPQLPVIVVSGAGVMSDAVEALRLGAADYLIKPLEDLAVLEHSVRRALDRSRLVVENQRYRDKLEAANRELEASLHLLQEDQTAGRQVQMNMLPESPWVAGEFAFEHQIIPSLYLSGDFADYFRVDERRIAFYLADVSGHGASSAFVTVLLKFMTTRLMFEFKRSSKLREFKPSQVLSHINRGLINCKLGKHVTMVGGVIDEETGLLTYAVGGHLPLPVLYTPGQARYLEGRGLPVGLFDEATYQDLVMELPPQFSLTLMSDGILDLLPGDTLKDKEAALPEIVKAAGGSLDGLRQRFGLATLGEMPDDIALLVLSRNLQ, encoded by the coding sequence ATGCAGAAAATCAGTGCAACGCTGCTGATCATCGATGATGACGACGTGGTCCGTGCGAGCCTCGCCGCCTATCTGGAAGACAGTGGCTTCAGCGTCCTCCAGGCCGGTAATGGCCAGCAGGGGCTCCAGGTCTTTGAAGAACACCAGCCCGACCTCGTGATCTGCGATCTGCGCATGCCGCAGATGGGCGGCCTTGAGCTGATCCGCCAGGTCAGTGAGCGGGCGCCGCAGTTGCCGGTGATCGTGGTATCGGGTGCTGGCGTGATGAGCGACGCGGTCGAGGCCTTGCGCCTGGGTGCTGCCGATTACCTGATCAAGCCGCTGGAAGACCTTGCCGTGCTCGAGCATTCGGTGCGCCGTGCGCTTGATCGTTCGCGTCTGGTAGTGGAAAACCAGCGTTACCGCGACAAGCTCGAGGCAGCCAACCGGGAACTGGAGGCCAGCTTGCACCTGTTGCAGGAGGACCAGACTGCCGGTCGTCAGGTGCAGATGAACATGCTGCCAGAGAGCCCCTGGGTTGCCGGGGAGTTCGCCTTCGAGCACCAGATCATCCCGTCGCTGTACCTGTCTGGCGACTTCGCCGACTATTTCCGCGTGGATGAACGGCGTATTGCCTTCTACCTTGCCGATGTCTCCGGGCATGGCGCGTCGTCGGCGTTCGTCACCGTGCTGCTGAAGTTCATGACCACCCGGCTGATGTTCGAATTCAAGCGCAGCAGCAAGCTGCGTGAATTCAAGCCTTCGCAAGTGCTCAGCCATATCAACCGTGGCCTGATCAACTGCAAGCTGGGCAAGCACGTGACCATGGTCGGTGGTGTGATCGATGAAGAAACCGGCCTGCTGACCTATGCCGTGGGCGGCCACTTGCCGCTGCCGGTGCTGTATACCCCAGGCCAGGCCCGCTACCTGGAAGGCCGTGGCCTGCCGGTGGGCCTGTTCGATGAGGCCACCTACCAGGACCTGGTGATGGAACTGCCCCCGCAGTTCAGCCTGACACTCATGTCAGACGGCATCCTGGACCTTTTGCCAGGGGACACGCTCAAAGATAAAGAAGCCGCCTTGCCGGAGATCGTCAAGGCAGCGGGTGGTAGCCTGGATGGGCTGCGCCAACGATTTGGATTGGCTACGCTTGGGGAGATGCCGGATGATATCGCCCTATTGGTGTTAAGCAGGAACCTTCAATGA
- the rssC gene encoding anti-sigma factor antagonist RssC: MSTGRIQFAEQSGTFVLKFVGEVRLTLCSALDATIEKIFTALNFSAIVIDLTETESIDSTTLGLLAKLSILSRQKVGLLPTVVTTNPDISRLLQSMGFDQVFNIVDRPVPCPECLTDLPSQDQNEEVVRSKVLEAHKILMGLNDSNREAFHDLVNALERS; encoded by the coding sequence ATGAGTACCGGTAGAATCCAGTTCGCCGAGCAAAGCGGTACCTTCGTGCTGAAATTCGTCGGTGAAGTGCGCCTGACCTTGTGTTCGGCACTGGATGCGACGATCGAGAAAATCTTCACCGCGCTGAATTTCTCGGCCATCGTCATCGACCTTACCGAAACCGAGAGCATCGACAGCACCACCCTGGGGCTGCTGGCCAAGCTGTCGATCCTGTCGCGGCAGAAGGTCGGCCTGCTGCCGACCGTGGTCACCACCAACCCGGATATTTCGCGGCTGCTGCAATCGATGGGCTTCGATCAGGTGTTCAACATCGTCGATCGCCCGGTGCCTTGCCCGGAATGCCTGACCGACCTGCCATCCCAGGACCAGAACGAAGAGGTGGTGCGCTCCAAGGTGCTGGAGGCGCACAAGATTCTGATGGGCCTGAATGACTCCAACCGTGAAGCCTTCCATGACTTGGTGAATGCGCTGGAGCGCTCCTGA